The Polyangiaceae bacterium genome includes a region encoding these proteins:
- a CDS encoding PD40 domain-containing protein has product MRPILLVSLLALSALGAALPSCSQREVESEQTYFERKIAPILNGSCARSPTGSLCHITQDERGNALGNLDVTEYDLVAKRRDLLVSYGPYGLPALLLKAFPPQSLQLTAYDGTTETINTAIPHTGNSILDPSTAGAQAILKWIERGATENNAERKQAKIEKEPCLDRIGKDPMFDPSKDPATPDYAAFVSDVNDWLVSSCAGSNCHGAPEGSFPLSCGKTPEQKRWNYFSASDYVAKDPQFSELLRRPMNPAYGGTYHEGGAFFDSPADAQYQKVLAWAKAQGGATNVPKDAGFDLFAKRVQPMLVKRGCILVGCHSAPAFNDFKPRASSGSHFGLAATRDNYRQVLKQVALESPDPNAGRLIRKNLEPGRGIKHRGGALFSLGGDPTQCDLSAAETGPLDAQDPYCVLVAWIAKERAERTKDLAPLSGIVYVKRPPSSAPETLQGFESYTPGADLRFIGATLDAQGKLATSGGDVSLSAGCGLDPATADVRRPQVSWDGKTVAFAARTSATTPLRIYSMKPDGSGCAIEPVIGAPPSDETGAAVPDNGEPIHDFDPAFAPDGTLVFASTRGNIRKSAEFKGPQRSAADPSKLNSNIYVLENGKIRQLTFLLNYEGQPSFKLNGQMLLTAEKRAPGFYQLAARRINLDGGDYHPLFGQRPSMGYLQLTDCIQLPDGNFVGVASDRGAAHTAGTLVTVNRSIGPDNVSPNPDDYMEDPDALDYAKTPFFQRALTILDPAATGRVGQATLGAYRNPSVLPNSDILVSYAANVVDVGSFSGNFDVVTVDSVSGQRTSLAGLGDPNADELWPVAVFGRVNRGVFRSTPADPTGSAVIYTEDDDQSRTDRAQLTYLDFPMITSLMFQSTRSRRTIHTDMDDFEYWEALPPQGEKSLDDASPYIIDDGKFGKLYARRRLLGKVPLEDDGSTRLQLPAGVPVVLSVLSKLQGESDSTLHHQKEEMQYYPGEWVTLSFRRELFNNFCGGCHGPTSGKEHDVAVKPDLLSQASKAVAKAADPVDLVKLTPGEPKAPPFP; this is encoded by the coding sequence ATGCGCCCGATCCTCCTCGTCAGCCTCCTCGCTCTCTCCGCCCTCGGGGCAGCTCTGCCCAGTTGCTCCCAGCGCGAGGTCGAGTCCGAGCAGACGTATTTCGAGCGGAAGATCGCGCCCATCCTCAACGGCTCCTGCGCGCGGAGCCCGACGGGGTCCCTGTGTCACATCACGCAGGACGAGCGCGGCAACGCCCTCGGCAACCTGGACGTCACCGAATACGACCTCGTCGCGAAGCGCCGAGACCTGCTGGTGAGCTACGGGCCGTACGGGCTGCCGGCCCTGCTGCTCAAGGCCTTCCCGCCACAGTCGCTGCAGCTCACCGCGTACGACGGCACGACCGAGACCATCAACACCGCCATCCCGCACACCGGCAACTCGATCCTCGATCCGAGCACCGCCGGCGCCCAAGCCATCCTGAAGTGGATCGAGCGGGGCGCCACCGAGAACAACGCCGAGCGGAAGCAGGCCAAGATCGAGAAGGAGCCCTGCCTGGATCGCATCGGCAAAGATCCGATGTTCGATCCGAGCAAGGACCCCGCGACGCCGGACTACGCGGCGTTCGTGAGCGACGTGAACGACTGGCTGGTCTCGAGCTGCGCTGGCTCGAACTGCCACGGCGCGCCGGAGGGCTCGTTCCCGCTCTCGTGCGGCAAGACGCCGGAGCAGAAGCGCTGGAACTACTTCTCGGCCAGCGACTACGTGGCGAAGGACCCGCAGTTCAGCGAGCTCCTGAGGCGCCCGATGAACCCCGCCTACGGCGGCACCTACCACGAGGGCGGCGCGTTCTTCGATTCCCCGGCCGACGCGCAGTACCAGAAGGTGCTCGCGTGGGCGAAGGCCCAGGGCGGCGCCACGAACGTCCCCAAGGACGCCGGCTTCGACCTGTTCGCGAAGCGCGTGCAGCCGATGCTGGTCAAGCGGGGCTGCATCCTGGTCGGCTGCCACTCGGCGCCTGCCTTCAACGACTTCAAGCCGCGGGCCTCGAGCGGGAGCCACTTCGGCCTGGCCGCGACCCGCGACAACTACCGGCAGGTGCTGAAGCAGGTCGCCCTGGAGTCGCCGGATCCCAACGCGGGGCGGCTGATCCGCAAGAACCTCGAGCCCGGCCGGGGCATCAAGCACCGCGGCGGCGCGCTCTTCTCGCTGGGCGGCGATCCGACCCAGTGCGACCTCAGCGCGGCCGAGACCGGGCCGCTCGACGCGCAGGACCCGTATTGCGTGCTGGTCGCCTGGATCGCCAAGGAGCGAGCCGAGCGCACCAAGGATCTCGCGCCCCTCTCCGGTATCGTCTACGTGAAGCGGCCGCCGTCCTCGGCGCCCGAGACGCTGCAGGGCTTCGAGAGCTACACGCCCGGCGCCGACCTGCGCTTCATCGGCGCCACGCTCGACGCGCAGGGCAAGCTCGCCACCAGCGGCGGAGACGTGAGCCTGTCCGCCGGATGCGGGCTCGACCCCGCGACCGCGGACGTGAGGCGACCGCAGGTCTCCTGGGACGGCAAGACCGTGGCCTTCGCGGCGCGAACGTCGGCGACGACTCCGCTCCGGATCTACAGCATGAAGCCCGACGGCTCGGGCTGCGCCATCGAGCCCGTGATCGGCGCGCCGCCCAGCGACGAGACTGGAGCGGCCGTCCCGGACAACGGCGAGCCGATCCACGACTTCGATCCGGCGTTCGCCCCGGATGGCACGCTGGTGTTCGCCTCGACCCGGGGCAACATCCGCAAGAGCGCGGAGTTCAAGGGACCGCAGCGCTCGGCGGCGGACCCGTCAAAGCTCAATTCGAACATCTACGTGCTCGAGAACGGCAAGATCCGCCAGCTGACCTTCCTCTTGAACTACGAGGGGCAGCCCAGCTTCAAGCTCAACGGGCAGATGCTGCTCACCGCGGAGAAGCGCGCGCCGGGCTTCTACCAGCTCGCCGCGCGTCGCATCAACCTGGACGGCGGCGACTACCACCCGCTCTTCGGCCAGCGCCCCAGCATGGGCTACCTGCAGCTAACGGACTGCATCCAGCTCCCGGACGGCAACTTCGTCGGCGTCGCCAGCGATCGGGGCGCCGCGCACACGGCCGGCACGCTGGTGACCGTCAACCGCTCCATCGGCCCGGACAACGTGAGCCCGAACCCGGACGACTACATGGAGGACCCGGACGCGCTGGACTACGCGAAGACGCCGTTCTTCCAGCGGGCGCTCACCATCCTGGATCCGGCTGCCACCGGCCGGGTCGGCCAGGCCACCCTGGGCGCCTACCGCAACCCCTCGGTGCTTCCGAACAGCGACATCCTGGTCAGCTACGCCGCCAACGTGGTGGACGTCGGCAGCTTCAGCGGGAACTTCGACGTGGTCACCGTGGACTCGGTGTCGGGGCAGCGCACCTCGCTCGCGGGCCTCGGCGATCCGAACGCCGACGAGCTCTGGCCGGTGGCCGTGTTCGGCCGGGTCAACCGCGGCGTGTTCCGCTCCACGCCGGCGGATCCGACGGGCAGCGCGGTGATCTACACCGAGGACGACGATCAGAGCCGCACGGACCGCGCGCAGCTCACCTACCTGGACTTCCCGATGATCACGAGCCTGATGTTCCAGAGCACGCGCTCGCGCCGGACCATCCACACCGACATGGACGACTTCGAGTACTGGGAGGCGTTGCCGCCCCAGGGCGAGAAGAGCCTGGACGACGCGAGCCCGTACATCATCGACGACGGCAAGTTCGGCAAGCTCTACGCGCGGCGCCGCCTCTTGGGCAAGGTGCCGCTCGAGGACGACGGCTCGACGCGCCTTCAGCTCCCGGCCGGCGTGCCCGTGGTGCTGAGCGTGCTGTCCAAGCTGCAAGGCGAGAGCGACTCGACGCTGCACCACCAGAAGGAGGAGATGCAGTACTACCCCGGCGAGTGGGTGACGCTGTCGTTCCGGCGCGAGCTGTTCAACAACTTCTGCGGCGGCTGCCACGGACCCACCAGCGGCAAGGAGCACGACGTCGCGGTGAAGCCAGACCTCCTGAGCCAGGCCTCCAAAGCCGTCGCCAAAGCCGCGGATCCCGTGGACCTGGTGAAACTGACGCCCGGCGAGCCCAAGGCGCCTCCGTTCCCGTGA
- a CDS encoding LuxR family transcriptional regulator produces MGLEGTIVLLALGGGVAFSRRWLVLRRDAEELRAEARALRGEAAQLEARLADQRAEAERWRNEARDLIEGLGAAIDRQFERWGLSPAEREIGLLLLKGLSHQEVADLRGVSERTVRQQARSLYKKAGLSGRADLAAYFLEDLLVPRTPVKSAEAEP; encoded by the coding sequence CTGGGCCTCGAGGGCACGATCGTGCTGCTGGCCCTGGGCGGCGGCGTCGCTTTCTCCCGGCGCTGGCTGGTCTTGCGGCGTGACGCCGAGGAGCTGCGGGCGGAGGCTCGGGCGCTGCGCGGCGAGGCGGCGCAGCTCGAAGCTCGGCTCGCCGACCAGCGGGCCGAGGCCGAGCGCTGGCGCAACGAGGCCCGGGACCTGATCGAGGGGCTCGGCGCCGCCATCGACCGGCAGTTCGAGCGCTGGGGCCTGTCGCCGGCGGAACGCGAGATCGGCCTGCTCCTGCTCAAGGGTCTGAGCCACCAGGAGGTCGCCGATCTGCGCGGTGTGAGCGAGCGCACGGTGCGCCAGCAGGCCCGCTCGCTCTACAAGAAGGCGGGGCTGTCGGGCCGGGCGGACCTCGCGGCGTATTTCCTGGAGGACCTCTTGGTGCCGCGCACGCCGGTCAAATCGGCTGAAGCCGAGCCGTGA
- a CDS encoding tryptophanase has protein sequence MSEEIPFRTIIEPFRIKAIEPIPLTKRAEREALLEQAGYNLFKLHAEHVTIDLLTDSGTGAMSDRQWAALLAGDESYAGSRSYDHFETTVKRLTGLPHVFPTHQGRAAERILFEAVVKPGDVVPNNTHFDTTRANLEHVGGVALDLPRSSDERFGGNMDLEALERALTGDRNVPLVMMTLTNNAVGGQPVSLENMRAVRALCDRHQVPLFVDAARFAENAWLIKRREPGYADHTPEQIARELFDLADGCTVSAKKDGIVNIGGILATRRADWARKFEVLLILSEGFPTYGGLAGRDLEAMAVGLIEALDPEYLRYREATVAYLARGLEKAGLPIVNPPGGHAVFIDAGRALPKMPRAELPAQAIAIELYREGGVRSVEVGTLMFGAAAQHELVRVALPRRVYTASHVDWVIETAERVAARLGEIRGYRIVEEPPLLRHFTARLQPI, from the coding sequence ATGAGCGAAGAGATCCCGTTCCGCACCATCATCGAGCCCTTTCGCATCAAGGCGATCGAGCCCATCCCGCTGACGAAGCGCGCCGAGCGCGAGGCCTTGCTCGAGCAGGCCGGCTACAACCTGTTCAAGCTCCACGCCGAGCACGTGACCATCGATCTGCTCACCGATTCGGGCACCGGCGCCATGAGCGATCGGCAGTGGGCCGCCCTCCTGGCCGGCGACGAGTCTTACGCCGGCAGCCGCAGCTACGACCACTTCGAGACGACGGTGAAGAGGCTCACCGGCCTGCCCCACGTCTTCCCCACGCACCAGGGCCGGGCCGCGGAGCGCATCCTGTTCGAGGCCGTGGTGAAGCCCGGTGACGTGGTGCCGAACAACACCCATTTCGACACCACCCGCGCGAACCTGGAGCACGTTGGGGGAGTGGCCCTCGACCTGCCGCGCTCGAGCGACGAGCGCTTCGGCGGCAACATGGACCTGGAGGCGCTGGAGCGGGCCCTCACCGGCGACCGCAACGTGCCGCTGGTGATGATGACGCTGACCAACAACGCGGTGGGCGGCCAGCCCGTGTCGCTGGAGAACATGCGGGCGGTGCGCGCGCTGTGCGACCGCCACCAGGTCCCGCTGTTCGTGGACGCGGCGCGCTTCGCCGAGAACGCCTGGCTGATCAAGCGGCGCGAGCCCGGCTACGCGGACCACACCCCGGAGCAGATCGCCCGGGAGCTCTTCGACCTGGCGGATGGCTGCACCGTGAGCGCCAAGAAAGACGGCATCGTCAACATCGGCGGCATCCTGGCCACTCGGCGCGCCGACTGGGCGCGGAAGTTCGAAGTGCTGCTGATCTTGAGCGAGGGTTTCCCCACCTACGGCGGGCTCGCCGGGCGTGACCTCGAGGCGATGGCCGTGGGGCTGATCGAGGCGCTGGATCCGGAGTACCTGCGCTACCGCGAGGCGACGGTCGCCTATCTGGCGCGCGGGCTGGAGAAGGCCGGGCTGCCCATCGTCAATCCGCCGGGCGGGCACGCGGTCTTCATCGACGCGGGGCGGGCGTTGCCGAAGATGCCGCGCGCCGAGCTGCCCGCGCAGGCCATCGCCATCGAGCTGTATCGCGAGGGCGGCGTGCGCAGCGTGGAGGTGGGGACGTTGATGTTCGGCGCCGCCGCGCAGCACGAGCTGGTGCGGGTGGCGCTCCCCCGCCGCGTGTACACCGCGTCCCACGTGGATTGGGTGATCGAGACGGCGGAGCGCGTGGCCGCGCGCCTGGGGGAGATCCGCGGCTATCGCATCGTCGAGGAGCCGCCGCTCCTCAGGCACTTCACGGCTCGGCTTCAGCCGATTTGA
- a CDS encoding hydrogenase iron-sulfur subunit yields the protein MIRDDGERIEPPVRGERALRVGNRLFQALDAAIHRGVPVELNPLAQTGAIANTTLITAIVSGIVLLLWYRTSVHLAYDSVVAMGQQRFGAGLVRSLHRYSSDAALLFVLIHAVKLFFERRFGGARWLAWVTGLALLALLWLDGWLGYWLVWDQRGQLVALGSGHLLDTLPIFADPLSRSFLVDDRLNSLLFFVVFFLHMLLPLAMGIALWLHITRLSRPWFLTRRVMTAWVLVSLTVVSAAFPADAAGPAKMAVRPEAFSIDWWYLAPVWLTDRLGGGALWAIVLAAGALLLPIPWYLARGRARVAEVVTARCNACEKCYHDCPYDAIQMVKRTDDKPFPAMASVDPGKCIGCGICAGSCDSAGIGLTWFDSIRQRHRIDELVDQGLGATEPVFLALVCSESAGAHLEVDAETARSAELPGYAVVRVPCAGWIHPLSVERALRRGARGVLIVASGPGSCMYREGNRWTAERMSGKREPSLRADKVDASRVRVVELFRTQRGRLVAEAKDFAAQVARAGARPPSLPARLLTGLGLSALFGLVTWAGTAAVYRTPDDPAPKLVISFKHPGKAGENCREPSAEELAKLPPHMRQKQICERRRASVRLRVTVDGEQISSRAYEPRGIWGDGNSIAIERFSLPAGPHAVKVELGDTMNPDELNHSTQRTITLKERHNTVLLFDKMTDFVWFE from the coding sequence GTGATCCGCGACGACGGCGAGCGGATCGAGCCGCCGGTGCGCGGCGAGCGCGCGCTCCGCGTCGGCAACCGGCTGTTCCAGGCCCTCGACGCGGCGATCCATCGGGGCGTCCCGGTAGAGCTGAACCCGCTGGCTCAGACCGGCGCCATCGCCAACACCACGCTGATCACCGCCATCGTCTCCGGCATCGTGCTCCTGCTCTGGTACCGGACCAGCGTGCACCTGGCCTACGACTCGGTCGTCGCCATGGGCCAGCAGCGCTTCGGCGCTGGGCTCGTGCGCAGCCTGCACCGCTACAGCTCCGACGCAGCGCTCCTGTTCGTGCTCATCCACGCCGTGAAGCTGTTCTTCGAGCGACGCTTCGGCGGGGCACGCTGGCTCGCGTGGGTGACGGGCCTGGCGCTGCTCGCCCTGCTCTGGCTCGACGGTTGGCTCGGCTACTGGCTGGTCTGGGATCAGCGCGGGCAGCTCGTGGCCCTCGGCTCGGGCCACCTGCTCGACACCCTGCCCATCTTCGCCGATCCGCTCTCGCGCTCGTTCCTGGTGGACGACCGGCTGAACTCGCTCCTGTTCTTCGTGGTGTTCTTCCTGCACATGCTGCTGCCGCTGGCGATGGGCATCGCGCTCTGGCTGCACATCACGCGCCTGTCGCGCCCCTGGTTCCTGACCCGGCGGGTGATGACGGCCTGGGTCTTGGTCTCCCTCACCGTGGTCAGCGCGGCCTTCCCCGCTGACGCGGCGGGTCCCGCCAAGATGGCCGTTCGCCCCGAGGCCTTCAGCATCGACTGGTGGTATCTGGCGCCCGTCTGGCTCACCGATCGCCTGGGCGGCGGCGCGCTCTGGGCCATCGTGCTCGCCGCCGGCGCGCTGCTCCTGCCCATCCCCTGGTACCTGGCGCGGGGGCGCGCGCGGGTCGCAGAGGTCGTTACCGCGCGCTGCAACGCCTGCGAGAAGTGTTATCACGACTGCCCCTACGACGCGATTCAGATGGTGAAGCGGACGGACGACAAGCCCTTCCCCGCCATGGCCAGCGTCGACCCCGGCAAGTGCATCGGCTGCGGCATTTGCGCCGGCTCCTGCGACTCGGCGGGCATCGGCCTCACCTGGTTCGACAGCATCCGGCAGCGCCACCGCATCGACGAGCTGGTCGACCAGGGCTTGGGCGCCACGGAGCCGGTGTTCCTCGCGCTGGTCTGCAGCGAGTCCGCCGGCGCGCACCTCGAAGTGGACGCCGAGACCGCGCGCTCTGCCGAGCTCCCCGGCTACGCCGTGGTGCGCGTGCCCTGCGCGGGGTGGATCCACCCGCTCAGCGTCGAGCGTGCGCTCCGGCGAGGCGCGCGCGGCGTGCTGATCGTCGCCTCTGGTCCGGGCAGCTGCATGTACCGCGAGGGCAACCGCTGGACGGCCGAGCGCATGAGCGGAAAGCGCGAGCCCAGCTTGCGCGCCGACAAAGTGGACGCCAGCAGAGTCCGCGTGGTCGAGCTCTTCCGCACCCAGCGAGGCCGCCTGGTGGCCGAGGCCAAGGACTTCGCCGCGCAGGTGGCCCGCGCGGGCGCCAGACCGCCCAGCCTGCCGGCGCGCCTGCTGACCGGCCTCGGGCTCAGCGCGTTGTTCGGGCTGGTGACCTGGGCCGGCACCGCCGCCGTCTACCGCACGCCGGACGACCCGGCCCCCAAGCTGGTGATCTCGTTCAAACACCCGGGCAAAGCCGGCGAGAACTGCCGCGAACCCAGCGCAGAGGAGCTGGCGAAGCTCCCGCCGCACATGCGCCAGAAGCAGATCTGCGAGCGGCGACGCGCCAGCGTGCGCCTGCGCGTGACGGTGGACGGCGAGCAGATCTCCAGCCGCGCCTACGAGCCGCGCGGCATCTGGGGCGACGGCAACAGCATCGCGATCGAGCGCTTCTCGCTCCCCGCGGGGCCCCACGCGGTGAAGGTCGAGCTGGGCGACACCATGAACCCGGACGAGCTCAACCACTCGACCCAGCGCACGATCACGCTGAAGGAGCGCCACAACACGGTGCTCCTGTTCGACAAGATGACGGACTTCGTCTGGTTCGAGTGA
- a CDS encoding SCO family protein: protein MTNSADTPRPDQGTPSDSGQERAAESAGARCEAAERRLAPSALAKDDASGLPRPLAALHVFFSSWRFPVLMLAVLLSFDLFQLLMLVIPKSDSGVGAFAEEFRVWCYGLNQQTGEFETSYIAIFLAQPAAMCAVLAVVWGKQVREALRSRRRAMLPYLAAAAALVSMALVSLVGLGEKTAQAAAPFPAQKLRTAKPAPAIALLDQNGDETELASLKGNVVVVTGIYATCFHTCPLIMGQLKRGLDALTPEERQIVRVVAVTLNPEHDKQPVMLKTAARYQVKAPEYRLLWGEPAKVNATLDALEIARSKNPMNGEIDHANLFIVVDKLGQVAYRLTLGERQERWLVDALKLLVQEPSA from the coding sequence ATGACCAACTCCGCGGACACACCTCGCCCCGACCAGGGAACGCCCAGCGATTCGGGGCAGGAGCGCGCCGCGGAGTCGGCTGGGGCGCGCTGCGAGGCGGCCGAGCGACGCCTCGCGCCCAGCGCCCTGGCCAAGGACGACGCCTCGGGGTTGCCGCGGCCGCTGGCGGCGCTGCACGTCTTCTTCTCGTCCTGGCGCTTCCCGGTGCTGATGCTGGCGGTGCTGCTCTCCTTCGACCTGTTCCAGCTCCTGATGCTGGTGATCCCGAAGAGCGACAGCGGCGTCGGCGCCTTCGCCGAGGAGTTCCGCGTCTGGTGCTACGGCCTGAACCAGCAGACCGGGGAGTTCGAGACCAGCTACATCGCCATCTTCCTGGCGCAGCCAGCGGCCATGTGCGCCGTCCTGGCGGTGGTCTGGGGCAAGCAGGTGCGCGAGGCGCTGCGCAGCCGGCGCCGGGCCATGCTGCCGTACCTGGCCGCGGCGGCGGCCCTGGTGAGCATGGCGCTGGTCTCGCTGGTCGGCCTGGGCGAGAAGACCGCCCAGGCGGCCGCGCCCTTCCCCGCACAAAAGCTCCGCACGGCGAAGCCTGCTCCGGCGATCGCCCTGCTCGACCAGAACGGGGACGAGACCGAGCTCGCCTCGCTCAAAGGCAACGTGGTCGTGGTCACGGGCATCTACGCCACCTGCTTCCACACCTGCCCGCTGATCATGGGCCAGCTCAAGCGCGGTCTCGACGCGCTCACCCCCGAGGAGCGCCAGATCGTGCGCGTGGTCGCGGTCACGCTCAACCCCGAGCACGACAAGCAGCCGGTGATGCTGAAGACGGCCGCCCGCTACCAGGTGAAGGCCCCGGAGTACCGCCTGCTCTGGGGCGAGCCGGCCAAGGTGAATGCCACCCTCGACGCCTTGGAGATCGCTCGCTCGAAGAACCCGATGAACGGCGAGATCGACCACGCCAACCTGTTCATCGTCGTGGACAAGCTGGGGCAGGTCGCCTACCGGCTCACGCTCGGCGAGCGCCAGGAGCGCTGGCTGGTCGACGCGCTCAAGCTGCTGGTCCAGGAGCCCTCCGCCTGA
- a CDS encoding cytochrome C oxidase subunit II, whose product MGITAPPADWFKAPSGTERAWIGLALLWCIVLTLAMPYWHFKGKQNSTGEAYAVEPAKFGARVQSFVASNKVDEKGGIPVVEPAPGGDAYLQAQMWTFYPIIKLRKGQTYRLHMSSMDIQHGFSLLPINMNFQILPGYDHVLTITPTMTGEFPIICNEFCGIGHHQMTGKIIVTE is encoded by the coding sequence ATGGGAATCACAGCCCCGCCCGCAGATTGGTTCAAGGCCCCCTCGGGGACCGAGCGCGCCTGGATTGGGCTCGCGCTGCTCTGGTGCATCGTGCTCACCCTGGCGATGCCGTACTGGCACTTCAAGGGCAAGCAGAACAGCACCGGCGAAGCCTACGCCGTCGAGCCCGCGAAGTTCGGCGCCCGCGTCCAGAGCTTCGTCGCCTCGAACAAGGTGGACGAGAAAGGCGGCATCCCGGTGGTCGAGCCCGCGCCCGGCGGCGACGCCTACCTGCAAGCGCAGATGTGGACGTTTTACCCCATCATCAAGCTGCGCAAGGGGCAGACCTACCGGCTGCACATGTCCTCGATGGACATCCAGCACGGCTTCTCGCTCCTGCCCATCAACATGAACTTCCAGATCCTGCCGGGCTACGACCACGTGCTCACCATCACCCCCACGATGACGGGCGAGTTCCCGATCATCTGCAACGAGTTCTGCGGCATCGGACACCACCAGATGACCGGCAAGATCATCGTGACGGAGTAA
- a CDS encoding Rrf2 family transcriptional regulator, protein MRKSAKPAGKRRLGVVAREGIAPLSQTAEYALRAMTRLAQQGDQPALRATDLAVDTHVPVHYLSKVLRRLVAAGLLTSQKGHGGGFALSRPASQIRFADVLGAMGEAPVGGRCAFGWGNCDAKRPCPLHPAWSVLNDALQSWASRTTLADVSSAPERKRRG, encoded by the coding sequence ATGCGGAAGTCAGCCAAGCCCGCCGGCAAGCGCCGGCTCGGGGTCGTCGCACGCGAAGGGATTGCGCCCTTGTCCCAGACCGCCGAGTACGCGCTGCGCGCGATGACGCGCCTGGCTCAACAGGGCGACCAGCCTGCGCTCCGCGCCACCGACCTCGCGGTCGATACGCACGTGCCGGTGCACTATCTGTCGAAGGTGCTCCGGCGGCTGGTGGCGGCGGGCCTGCTCACCTCGCAGAAGGGCCACGGCGGCGGCTTCGCGCTCTCGCGGCCGGCCTCGCAGATCCGCTTCGCCGACGTGCTGGGCGCCATGGGCGAGGCGCCGGTCGGCGGGCGCTGTGCCTTCGGTTGGGGCAACTGCGACGCGAAGCGGCCTTGCCCGCTCCACCCCGCTTGGTCCGTCTTGAACGACGCGCTTCAGAGCTGGGCGAGCCGGACCACGCTCGCCGACGTTTCGAGCGCTCCCGAGCGCAAGCGCCGCGGCTGA
- a CDS encoding c-type cytochrome: MDFRIVLVASGALLLSVGCSKEDKASGGAVGATTGAATAAAGGGDDPKAYYKMKCVVCHGEAGGGDGPGGSALTPKPRNFTEAAWQDSVKDDELKKAIVEGGAAVGKSAAMPGNPDLRGKDALADGLVKLIRGMKK, translated from the coding sequence ATGGACTTTCGGATTGTTCTGGTCGCGAGCGGCGCGCTGCTCTTGAGCGTGGGCTGCAGCAAGGAAGACAAGGCTTCGGGCGGCGCGGTGGGCGCAACCACCGGCGCGGCCACCGCCGCCGCGGGCGGCGGCGACGACCCCAAGGCGTATTACAAGATGAAGTGCGTCGTGTGCCACGGCGAGGCCGGCGGCGGCGACGGTCCCGGCGGCTCGGCGCTGACGCCGAAGCCCCGCAACTTCACCGAGGCGGCCTGGCAGGACTCGGTCAAGGACGACGAGCTCAAGAAGGCGATCGTCGAGGGCGGCGCGGCCGTGGGCAAGAGCGCCGCGATGCCCGGCAACCCGGACCTCCGGGGCAAGGACGCCCTGGCGGACGGGCTGGTCAAGCTCATCCGCGGCATGAAGAAGTGA
- a CDS encoding radical SAM protein has product MAKFDEHPFIAIWETTQACDLACQHCRACAKPGRDPRELDTAEGKRLLDSFAGAHVPLVILTGGDPAKRPDLLELVAYGRSRGLLMGLTPSATPLVTTELIAELAQAGLSRLAVSVDAPTAAVHDAFRGVTGSFELSLRILRDAKAHGIGTQINTSIHAGNIHILPEMARLVRDTGCVLWSVFFVVPTGRAGLRMLPSDAAVESALEELASIAEREDFAIKTTAAPHYRRVLAQRKKATGTAADYGTHGKLGLRVNDGRGFLFVSHRGEVFPSGFLPIPCGNVRKQDVIDIYRTSPVFQALRDADRLKGKCGACEYARVCGGSRARAFAVTGDYLDWDGLCSYVPPGYQGDFAEDQRARRALLGTTLSVVNG; this is encoded by the coding sequence TTGGCAAAATTCGACGAGCATCCGTTCATCGCGATCTGGGAGACGACCCAGGCCTGCGATCTGGCCTGTCAACACTGTCGCGCCTGTGCGAAGCCCGGACGCGACCCCCGCGAGCTCGACACGGCCGAGGGCAAGCGCCTGCTCGACAGCTTCGCCGGCGCGCACGTGCCCTTGGTGATCCTCACCGGTGGGGATCCGGCGAAGCGGCCCGACTTGCTCGAGCTCGTCGCCTACGGGCGCTCGCGTGGCTTGCTCATGGGGCTCACTCCCAGCGCCACGCCGTTGGTGACCACGGAGCTCATCGCCGAGCTCGCCCAGGCCGGGCTCTCGCGGCTCGCGGTGAGCGTGGACGCGCCGACTGCCGCGGTGCACGACGCGTTCCGCGGAGTCACCGGGAGCTTCGAGCTGTCGCTGCGCATCCTGCGGGACGCGAAGGCGCACGGCATCGGTACGCAGATCAACACCAGCATCCACGCCGGCAACATCCACATCCTACCCGAGATGGCGCGCCTGGTGCGGGACACGGGCTGCGTGCTCTGGAGCGTGTTCTTCGTGGTGCCCACCGGACGCGCGGGCCTGCGCATGCTGCCGAGCGACGCTGCGGTGGAGAGCGCCCTCGAAGAGCTGGCGAGCATCGCTGAGCGCGAAGACTTCGCGATCAAAACCACGGCGGCGCCGCACTACCGGCGCGTGCTCGCCCAGCGCAAGAAGGCCACGGGCACGGCCGCCGACTACGGCACCCACGGCAAGCTGGGCCTCAGGGTCAACGACGGGCGCGGCTTCCTGTTCGTGTCGCACCGCGGCGAGGTGTTTCCCAGCGGCTTCTTGCCCATCCCCTGCGGCAACGTGCGCAAGCAGGACGTCATCGACATCTACCGCACGAGCCCGGTCTTCCAAGCGCTGCGCGATGCCGATCGGCTGAAGGGCAAGTGCGGCGCCTGCGAGTACGCCCGGGTGTGCGGCGGCTCCCGGGCGCGCGCCTTCGCGGTCACGGGCGACTACCTGGACTGGGACGGCCTCTGCTCCTACGTGCCGCCGGGTTATCAGGGCGATTTCGCGGAAGATCAGCGGGCTCGTCGCGCCCTGCTGGGGACGACGCTGTCCGTGGTCAACGGCTGA